The Indicator indicator isolate 239-I01 chromosome 32, UM_Iind_1.1, whole genome shotgun sequence genome segment CAGTAGACCTTGAAGTCAGAACCTCCACCTTACAGTGAAAAGCACTCAGTACTTTTCTTAACACAGCTATGTACTGTATCTGAGtgggagcagcagcttcccaaaaCAATGCTAGTAAACGTGGTTTGATGAAGGAGCTGCACAGTGTCTGTAAATCTATGACCAGTAGTTCCAACAAGTCAGCACCTTTACCTAGGAACACCAGCTAGCATTGTGTGATGTTCAAACCAGGCAGACAAGTGTGCACATCTTTCACACAATAGTAATGacaactccagcagctctccaaagCACTCTGATACTGCGTAACAAGAAACATCACCTCGTGGCAGACACAGCTGCAACTTTCGGCTTAAAAAGAAGCAATGTCCTGCATTCCAATGTGTGGAAAATGGACAGAAAAGCTGTGCAGCCTTGCAGATGTTTAAGGAGAGACAATGGATTTATCTTGTTCCTAATCCCTGCCCTAGCCCTACTTCTTGCAAGAGATCACAGATCACTTGTTGCAAGAGACTGAAGACCCTCACAGTCCAAGACAGCACCTCCCTAGGCACAGCTGACAGAAAATCAGGTTGACAACACTCAGTGGACAGCAGCCAGAAACAGCAGCCTTATACCTTACTCCTGAAGAGTGGCTTGGCTCCTGGCCCACAATATTCATTGTAGATGAGTTTGAATAGAAACAAGTGAAACAACGTGATTAAGGAGGCCACGCTGAACCAGAACAGGAAGGGCAGGCCTGGGTATTGCTTGGCCATGTGTTCCTCGTGAGCGAGAATAGCTTTTAGATGGAGTGTGTGTCTCAGGTCCTGCAAGTGGACCAAATCTGTCGATATATAAAGCAGTGGTGTGATGGGTTGAGTCACCATGACAGGGAAGGTATGACCTCGTGCCTCTGAGGTCAGCTCCACAGGCTCGTTCATACAGCCTGCCTCACACGCATAGAGTCTGACTGGCTTGTCTTGGAATTTCACAGACACATGCAAGAAGGGCTTTCCTTCAGCATCCAGCAGGACAGCTAGATTAATCAAGTCCTTGTTGTAATGGATCCCACGCAAGGAGTAGCTGTTATGAAGTACATCAGGGTCAGCCTGAAACTGAAGATGGTTTTCTGTGAACTGCAGCCCCCCAAAACTAAGCACCATTCCCTGCATAAGTCCATGGACTCCAGCTGCCACAAGCCCCTTGCATCCCCGTTTCTGGAGAGTTAGCTTCCACAGGTCTGAGAGCTGCAAGATCTGGGTGACACTGGTCAGCTTTGCCGGCCACAAGTTCTCTGCGTGCATGGTTGCGTGGCCGCTGAAGCAGTGGTCAGCATAGTTCAAGCTGGCTTCCATTTTTTCTCTGTCCTCACCACTAATGAGCGGATctagcagaggagctggcatGGTTGACAGCACATAGTAGAGGGTCATGTTAACAGTCACACTGGATGGTGTATGCAAATCTGTGATCTTTCTCATTTCAACCCCTGTAATCAGAGAAAACAAATCAGTAAAGCTCCCGAATCCATGAAAGCCTGGGCATCCAGAGCTAGGATTAGAAATCTTCCTCTATCATTCCCTTTATGCAGTAAGGGACACTGCTTTTGTAACATACGCTAGGTTCCTACCCAGGAACGTGTTGTCCCACAACATGCCTCCTGGCCCCCAAGAGTAATCCgtcaggaaaagcagagcctCTGGAGACTCTACAGGAACCAGGTCACTGAGCTTTCACCTTCCCTCTGAAGAAACCCTTTGGAAATTGAGCATCACTTTCCTTACCTGAAATGAACAGGTCAGACCAAGTCTGTTGGTGctcttggaaaagatcttccactcccatCTGCATCACCTCCATCATCTCTTTCTTGGCTGATTCCCTTAGCTTGCtgaaggtctcctccagcctggagaCCTCGATGGGCTCTGAGGTGTACACCACGGACAGCACGGTTTCATCGAATTGGGATTTGGGTGCAACCTGCACCCGGCTCACCAGCTTCTTGGCAGCCACCACCATAAGCACCACCTTGGGGCTCCCGGCCAGCAGCAGGCGACCAGAAGACAGCAAGAACTGCCtctcctccaccttctccaggctggtggCGAAGCGGCCACCCAGCGAGGGCGCAGAAGCTGGGGCCGAAGCCTCGAAGGCGGCCACCCGCTCGGTGGGGTTGGCAATGCGGATGCGCTGCAGATAGAGATGCGGCCGGCTCCGGTgggccaccacctcctcccgCACCGTCACGCAGTCCCCGGCGCCCGCCCCGGAACCGGTCTGGACGCAGCGCACCCGCCGCACGGCACCGTCCCGCAGCGCCGCCAACACAGCCCGCGCCTCGCCGCGCCCGCCCAGCGCCCTCAGCCGCACCAATGCAGGGTACTCGGTGGCGAGCGCCGGGCCGCCGCCGGATCCCGCCGCCGACACCCAGAGGCGGCCGGCGACCACGTCCAGCAGTAGGAAGCCGTTACCCGCCAGCGCCAGGCCTGGCCCCGGCCCGCCGGCCCCAGTCGCCTCCTCTGGCAGCGGCAGCGCATCGCCGCGCTCGGCCTGCGCTCGCCAGATGCCCGTGGCCGCTTGCAAGCAGAGGGCGGCAGGGCCGCGGGGCTCAGCCCCCCGCCACGCGCCCCGCCGCCGCACCGCCCCCAGGTACCAGTAGGCGACGAGCAGGAgcgccagcagcagcagcagccgccgCGCCcaactgctggagagcagccccggCAGCCCCTTCAGCCGCTGCTGCAGCCACatgggcggcggcggggcggcgcGAGAGTCCCGTCCCGCGGCCCCGGCACCCACCGCGGTCGCTCCCCGCTCCCGCCGCGGCGCAGCGACCCTCACGCCGCCATCTCCGCTGCCCGGAAGCGCCGCGCCGAACGGCACCCCAACCGCGCTTTGCGGCGTTTTGCGACAGCTCCATCGTACCGCCCTCTGAGGTGCTTGGCGGCGAGACATGGCCAGGTCCGGCCCGCCGCCGTGGAGATGTGACGCCCCTTGGCTCCAGGCCACTTTCTTGCCTCTTACACACTCACCTTGGCATTGGCGGGAGGCCCTCAGCCTCTGGCGTAGATAGAAGCAGGGCCCATGGTGGTCTCGTGGAAAGCCTGGCAGAAGCCCCGGAGCGTGCTTGAAGACAGCAGGGCTAATGGCGGATTTGTGGAACGGGCCCGAGGGCCGCTGCTGCCCTTTCACCGCTGTCGCAGAGTGAGGGCCGGGAAGCCAGCCAGCAGATTCAGCCTTATTTCAGCGCACGGCTGAGATTTCGTCTCTCCCGCTCGGGGGGCACTGTGCCgatgcaaaaacaaacaaaaaaccaccacctccaccaaacAAAACGTGAAGCAGGCCTGGGGAAGTTTTCTGTATTCCCAGTGGCAATTTGCTGCTGTTAGCAGAGCCTTGTGTGGGAAAGCAAGGTATTCTGTCAGACTTTATTGTACTGTGTAGTAAATAGAGGAACAAAGTTTATGATGTGACTTAGATGTGGACATGGAGCCACAGAAAGGTTTGTACTCCACCACAGCTCTCTCGAGAAAGTAGCATATCTTATAGAAACACTTTGCATTAAAATGGAGAGCGGAATTCCTGACCAAGTAGAGCCAGTGAACCAGCTAAGGGAAGGGGAGCAGATATTTAACCTCTGCATGTGAGCTATTTGATTTGGAGGCAGGAAGGTACACTGCAGTCTGCAAAAATGCTGAGTGAGATCCTATTCCTTGCAGATTTCAGAGGGGCTCATGTTTTCTCAGGTCTGGAGTACCTTGAGGCTACTTTAAAAACTGAGTGCTGATCCTTTCAGTTTTTAGGAAGTAGCTACTTGGAGCACGTGTTGCACGTACTCATTGCAACATCTGCATTGGCAGCTGCCTCAGTTTAAAATGACaggcagctggctccagccagaGCACACAAAGCAGTGCAAacatagaaacagaaaaaaaccatgCTTGCTGGGTTGGCATAACTGCAGAATGCAAACAGAGCTGTCAAACAGGGACAGCCTGAGTATAAATAGCATAATCAATGGCACATTCATGATTTCTAGTGTGCAAACCTCCTTTCATTTTAGAAAGCAGAGCTTTGACTTCAGTAGAAGAAACTTGCCGTTTTTAAAACTCTAGATAAAGtcacagctctcagcctgaGCTCTGAAGGCAAGGGACTGGGTACCTTTGCTGTTGCTCCTGCCTTACATTGTTGAGGCTGCTAAAGATTTATCAGGGGCTTTGTCTGCGCCTGCGGAGTACTGAAGTCTCTTTTATCTTTTGTTTTATCTAGGGAAACTGGCAGCTTTGCTAAAGGAAGTTTCCTGAAATCACCATCTTAGGAAGACGTAGTGTTTCCTTGGATACCTGCCTGTAGTACATCATTTGAGCATGAGAGCTGTTCCATTTGCCTGGTAATTATGAGGGAATTCCTGCTCTTGAGAGGAGGAATAGAAATAAAAGTGCTTTGAAAACACTCAAGAATATGCTCAGTGAACAAACAATTGGTATTTTTTTGAGAAGAGGCTATTACAAAGTATGAAGAATATTAGTTTGCTACAGTGTGGCCCTCTTAACATTCTTAGTTTTTTCTCCTCTAAGAACATACcttcttgggtttggtttgcaaATCTGAATCCC includes the following:
- the KIAA2013 gene encoding uncharacterized protein KIAA2013 homolog, whose protein sequence is MWLQQRLKGLPGLLSSSWARRLLLLLALLLVAYWYLGAVRRRGAWRGAEPRGPAALCLQAATGIWRAQAERGDALPLPEEATGAGGPGPGLALAGNGFLLLDVVAGRLWVSAAGSGGGPALATEYPALVRLRALGGRGEARAVLAALRDGAVRRVRCVQTGSGAGAGDCVTVREEVVAHRSRPHLYLQRIRIANPTERVAAFEASAPASAPSLGGRFATSLEKVEERQFLLSSGRLLLAGSPKVVLMVVAAKKLVSRVQVAPKSQFDETVLSVVYTSEPIEVSRLEETFSKLRESAKKEMMEVMQMGVEDLFQEHQQTWSDLFISGVEMRKITDLHTPSSVTVNMTLYYVLSTMPAPLLDPLISGEDREKMEASLNYADHCFSGHATMHAENLWPAKLTSVTQILQLSDLWKLTLQKRGCKGLVAAGVHGLMQGMVLSFGGLQFTENHLQFQADPDVLHNSYSLRGIHYNKDLINLAVLLDAEGKPFLHVSVKFQDKPVRLYACEAGCMNEPVELTSEARGHTFPVMVTQPITPLLYISTDLVHLQDLRHTLHLKAILAHEEHMAKQYPGLPFLFWFSVASLITLFHLFLFKLIYNEYCGPGAKPLFRSKV